One part of the Brevundimonas sp. NIBR11 genome encodes these proteins:
- a CDS encoding DUF3828 domain-containing protein yields MRVFILAAMAATLTACQPAETKSPETSETPAAAAPAAAADAEAFVRGVYASMAADGPAPLGEQALWSAATWQAMKTYEAAAPEGYNSDPLCNCQDPMGLAISDLSVTPTGAASADAAVTITQGEAQTSMVLNLVREAAGWRIDNITREGDPDFRSELAMWTAEAQTAG; encoded by the coding sequence ATGCGCGTATTCATTCTGGCCGCCATGGCTGCGACCCTGACCGCCTGCCAGCCGGCCGAGACCAAGTCTCCGGAAACATCGGAGACGCCCGCCGCCGCCGCCCCGGCCGCCGCCGCCGACGCCGAAGCCTTCGTACGTGGCGTCTATGCCTCGATGGCCGCCGACGGCCCCGCGCCGCTGGGCGAGCAGGCGCTGTGGTCCGCCGCGACCTGGCAGGCGATGAAGACCTACGAGGCGGCCGCGCCCGAAGGCTACAACTCCGATCCCCTGTGCAATTGCCAGGATCCGATGGGTCTGGCGATCAGCGATCTGTCCGTCACCCCGACCGGCGCCGCCAGCGCCGACGCCGCCGTCACCATAACCCAAGGGGAGGCTCAGACCTCCATGGTGCTTAACCTCGTGCGCGAGGCGGCCGGCTGGCGGATCGACAACATCACGCGCGAGGGCGACCCCGACTTCAGATCGGAACTGGCCATGTGGACCGCCGAGGCCCAGACCGCGGGTTGA
- a CDS encoding acyl-CoA dehydrogenase family protein → MDFKHSDKALHWQERVNRFLADKVAPRAADYWADIHRDHTVQSPTMEALKAEARDAGLWNMFLPGDHGAGLTNLEYAPLAEAMGRAGLWTPEVFNCNAPDTGNMEVLHMYGNADQQERWLKPLMAGTLRSAFLMTEPAVASSDATNIQTSIVREGDDYVINGRKWWSTNMGHPNVGISIVMGKTDTGAATHQQQSQILVPTDTPGFRIERMLTVFGYDERPIGHAEVVLDNVRVPVENLIAGEGRGFEIAQGRLGPGRIHHCMRVIGAAERALELMCERLLNRTAFRKQLAEHSVWEQRVGEARTNIEMCRLMVLKAAWMIDQAGAKNAKSEIAQIKVAAPRMALQIIDDAIQAFGGAGVSADTPLAEMYATVRTLRLADGPDEVHNRTIARLEYAKHGGKPVH, encoded by the coding sequence ATGGACTTCAAGCACTCGGACAAGGCCCTGCATTGGCAGGAGCGGGTCAATCGCTTCCTGGCCGACAAGGTCGCGCCGCGCGCCGCCGACTACTGGGCAGACATCCATCGCGACCACACGGTCCAGTCCCCGACCATGGAAGCCCTGAAGGCCGAGGCGCGCGACGCTGGCCTGTGGAACATGTTTTTGCCGGGCGACCACGGCGCGGGCCTGACCAACCTCGAATACGCGCCGCTCGCGGAGGCCATGGGCCGCGCCGGCCTGTGGACTCCGGAGGTGTTCAACTGCAACGCCCCTGACACCGGCAATATGGAAGTGCTTCATATGTACGGGAACGCGGACCAACAGGAGCGCTGGCTGAAGCCCCTGATGGCCGGGACCCTGCGCTCGGCCTTCCTGATGACCGAGCCGGCCGTGGCCTCGTCGGACGCGACCAATATCCAGACCTCGATCGTGCGCGAGGGCGACGACTACGTCATCAACGGCCGCAAATGGTGGTCGACCAACATGGGCCATCCGAACGTCGGCATCTCCATCGTCATGGGCAAGACCGACACGGGCGCCGCGACCCACCAGCAGCAGTCCCAGATCCTAGTCCCTACGGACACCCCCGGTTTCCGCATCGAGCGGATGCTGACGGTGTTCGGCTATGACGAGCGACCGATCGGCCACGCCGAGGTCGTCCTCGACAATGTCCGCGTCCCCGTCGAGAATCTCATCGCGGGCGAGGGCCGGGGCTTCGAGATCGCGCAAGGCCGCCTCGGGCCGGGCCGTATCCACCACTGCATGCGCGTGATCGGCGCGGCGGAGCGGGCGCTGGAGTTGATGTGCGAGCGTCTGCTGAACCGCACCGCCTTCCGCAAGCAACTGGCCGAGCATTCGGTCTGGGAACAGCGCGTCGGCGAGGCGCGCACCAATATCGAGATGTGCCGCCTGATGGTGCTGAAGGCCGCCTGGATGATCGATCAGGCCGGGGCCAAGAACGCCAAGTCCGAAATCGCCCAGATCAAGGTCGCGGCGCCCCGCATGGCGCTGCAGATCATCGACGACGCCATCCAGGCCTTCGGCGGCGCCGGCGTCTCGGCCGATACGCCGCTCGCCGAGATGTACGCCACGGTGAGGACCCTGCGTCTCGCCGACGGCCCGGACGAGGTGCACAACCGCACCATCGCCCGCCTGGAATACGCCAAGCACGGCGGCAAGCCGGTGCACTGA
- a CDS encoding SCP2 sterol-binding domain-containing protein, with translation MADLAQVTEHIRGAVGDNSGLGKTVKIDLGDVGKIFIDGASVPNTVTNDDKPADATVSIGWDDFMALSSGALDPMMAFMQGKLKIAGDMMIAQKLAPLLKR, from the coding sequence ATGGCCGATCTGGCTCAAGTCACCGAACACATCCGCGGCGCCGTCGGCGACAACTCCGGTCTGGGCAAGACCGTGAAGATCGACCTGGGCGATGTCGGCAAGATCTTCATCGACGGCGCGTCCGTGCCGAACACCGTCACAAACGACGACAAGCCCGCCGACGCCACCGTCTCGATCGGCTGGGACGACTTCATGGCCCTGTCGTCGGGCGCCCTGGATCCGATGATGGCCTTCATGCAGGGCAAGCTGAAAATCGCCGGCGACATGATGATCGCCCAGAAGCTGGCCCCGCTGCTGAAGCGCTAG
- a CDS encoding helix-turn-helix domain-containing protein, translating to MSAANDNGFKIAYSPEEAAEAMSLGLSTIYAMMAEGRLRRVKVGRRTLIPRSSLEAILTQEPDAA from the coding sequence ATGAGCGCGGCTAACGACAACGGCTTCAAGATCGCCTACTCGCCAGAGGAGGCCGCCGAGGCGATGAGCCTGGGGCTCTCGACCATCTATGCGATGATGGCTGAAGGCCGGCTGCGGAGGGTCAAGGTGGGGCGCCGGACGCTTATCCCCAGATCATCTCTGGAGGCGATCCTGACCCAAGAGCCAGACGCGGCTTAG
- a CDS encoding thermonuclease family protein, with protein MIQVAVLCATLAFHDGDSGRACGQRFRLQGVDAGETSNTRCRTRPQVWACSPVARRYGPIARARVRQLVANGARCIDTGERSYDRLVVRCTVNGRDLGAILVREGLAISERGFGDRYRAEENIAQRDRVGVWQ; from the coding sequence ATGATCCAGGTCGCAGTCCTTTGCGCCACGCTGGCCTTCCATGATGGGGACAGTGGCCGGGCGTGCGGCCAGCGTTTCCGCCTCCAGGGCGTCGACGCCGGCGAGACGAGCAACACCCGCTGCCGGACCCGGCCTCAGGTCTGGGCGTGCTCACCGGTCGCTCGTCGCTACGGACCGATCGCTCGGGCCCGCGTTCGCCAACTCGTGGCCAACGGCGCCCGGTGTATCGACACCGGGGAGCGGTCCTATGACCGCCTCGTCGTCCGCTGCACCGTAAACGGCCGGGATCTGGGCGCCATCCTCGTTCGCGAGGGCCTGGCGATCAGCGAGCGAGGATTCGGAGACAGATATCGGGCGGAAGAGAACATTGCCCAGCGCGATCGTGTGGGGGTGTGGCAATGA
- a CDS encoding Lar family restriction alleviation protein: MSADLEHDALEPCPFCGSKDIYVQPDERGSGGQWVYPVHVGCNARTGCGSGHAIGDDIETAVAAWNRRAALSPAPEAGEEGADIKSINERLRHNPAFYRVGEFIDGRPVLCEHGSTDANNLCPYCEGEQPYPGRLHPPEAALSSTRSAGERIGWVKRINETHPIGLNQPSDWRFTPNKPVLEDGLKPEWFDIREVIALHPTDPATRSGREGE; this comes from the coding sequence ATGTCGGCTGATCTGGAGCACGACGCACTGGAGCCTTGTCCTTTCTGCGGATCGAAGGACATTTATGTGCAACCCGATGAGCGGGGCAGCGGCGGACAATGGGTCTATCCCGTTCACGTCGGCTGCAACGCGCGAACAGGCTGCGGCTCCGGTCACGCAATCGGCGACGACATCGAGACCGCCGTCGCCGCCTGGAACCGCCGCGCCGCCCTGTCTCCAGCCCCGGAAGCCGGGGAGGAGGGGGCGGACATCAAGTCGATCAACGAACGACTTCGGCATAACCCCGCATTTTACAGGGTCGGAGAGTTTATCGATGGCCGTCCCGTGCTGTGCGAACATGGCAGCACAGACGCGAACAACCTCTGTCCATACTGCGAAGGCGAGCAACCGTATCCCGGTCGACTTCACCCGCCAGAAGCCGCCCTATCCTCGACCCGCTCCGCTGGAGAGCGCATCGGCTGGGTCAAGCGGATCAACGAGACGCATCCCATCGGCCTCAACCAGCCTTCAGACTGGCGCTTCACCCCGAACAAGCCGGTGCTGGAAGACGGTCTGAAACCCGAATGGTTCGACATCCGCGAGGTAATCGCCCTCCACCCCACCGACCCGGCCACGCGTAGCGGGAGGGAAGGGGAATGA
- a CDS encoding Lar family restriction alleviation protein encodes MSIDLEPCPFCGDRDSVTDIFTRDGRKIVCRCGASMIRFQPNASEKAAAAWNRRAPIRTVGERHVG; translated from the coding sequence ATGTCGATTGATCTGGAGCCATGCCCGTTCTGTGGTGACCGCGACAGCGTGACCGATATCTTCACCCGAGACGGCCGCAAGATCGTCTGCCGGTGTGGCGCTTCGATGATCCGTTTTCAGCCTAACGCCTCGGAGAAAGCGGCAGCAGCCTGGAACCGTCGCGCCCCTATCCGCACCGTTGGAGAGCGCCATGTCGGCTGA
- a CDS encoding DNA N-6-adenine-methyltransferase, whose protein sequence is MSQWETPGASDEWFTPPHVFAAMGVRFDLDVAHPNGLTTHVPAARVLWADSLAQGWSGFVWMNPPFGGRNGLEPWLAKFFDHDNGVALTPDRTSAPWFGSAWERADAVMFTPKIRFLRPDGTEGKSPANGTALWASGALGVRALTNAAEAGLGILASPVAVHQQRLAA, encoded by the coding sequence GTGAGCCAGTGGGAAACACCGGGCGCGTCTGACGAATGGTTCACGCCGCCGCATGTGTTCGCGGCGATGGGTGTCCGGTTCGATCTGGACGTGGCGCATCCGAACGGCCTGACGACGCATGTCCCTGCCGCTCGCGTTCTGTGGGCAGACAGTCTCGCTCAGGGCTGGAGCGGCTTCGTCTGGATGAACCCGCCTTTTGGCGGCCGGAACGGGCTGGAGCCGTGGCTGGCGAAGTTCTTCGACCACGACAACGGCGTCGCCCTGACGCCTGACCGCACGTCGGCGCCCTGGTTCGGCTCGGCCTGGGAACGCGCCGACGCGGTGATGTTCACGCCCAAGATCCGCTTCCTCCGTCCGGACGGCACCGAGGGCAAGTCGCCGGCCAACGGGACCGCGCTCTGGGCTTCAGGAGCACTTGGCGTTCGCGCTCTCACCAACGCCGCTGAAGCGGGTCTAGGCATCCTCGCCAGTCCGGTCGCGGTCCACCAGCAAAGGCTCGCCGCATGA
- a CDS encoding DNA cytosine methyltransferase, producing the protein MISSPNPEREMRVLDLFSGIGGFALGLERAGFETVAFCEIAEAPRHLLATHWPDVPCFPDVTTLTGEQVGPVDVICGGFPCQDISFAGKGAGIEGERSGLWRHYARLVRELRPRYVIVENVAALLGRGLGDVLGDLAALGYDAWWDCIPAAAVGAPHRRDRLWLVAYPGGVEHQGYGDALRREIAAGLLEADLANAPWLQRGRSEQRTERERAGPRRQSIAVADTQGERRDGSGKGTEPTGWREPSDGRWWLSEPDVGRVAHGVPARVDRLHGLGNAVVPQIPEILGRAILSARSASTPSLERTAA; encoded by the coding sequence ATGATTTCCTCCCCCAACCCAGAGAGGGAAATGCGGGTGCTGGACCTGTTCAGCGGGATTGGCGGGTTCGCGCTGGGTCTGGAGCGGGCTGGGTTCGAGACCGTGGCTTTCTGTGAGATCGCGGAAGCTCCCCGACACCTGCTGGCGACGCACTGGCCTGACGTGCCGTGCTTCCCCGACGTGACCACCCTGACCGGCGAACAAGTCGGACCCGTGGACGTCATCTGTGGCGGCTTCCCCTGCCAGGACATCAGCTTCGCCGGGAAGGGCGCGGGCATCGAGGGCGAGCGATCGGGCCTCTGGAGGCACTATGCACGACTGGTTCGCGAGCTACGACCCCGCTACGTCATCGTGGAAAACGTCGCAGCGCTCCTTGGTCGAGGACTTGGAGACGTTCTCGGAGACCTGGCCGCGCTCGGGTACGATGCGTGGTGGGACTGCATACCAGCTGCCGCCGTTGGCGCCCCTCACCGGCGCGACCGGCTCTGGCTTGTTGCCTACCCCGGAGGCGTCGAACACCAAGGCTACGGCGATGCGCTCCGGCGGGAGATCGCCGCGGGACTTCTTGAGGCCGATTTGGCCAACGCCCCATGGCTTCAGCGCGGACGGTCGGAGCAACGGACCGAGCGGGAACGAGCTGGGCCGCGCCGTCAATCGATCGCTGTGGCCGACACCCAGGGCGAACGGCGCGACGGGAGCGGGAAGGGGACCGAACCTACAGGGTGGCGAGAACCTTCAGACGGCCGTTGGTGGCTCTCTGAACCCGACGTGGGTCGAGTGGCTCATGGGGTTCCCGCTCGAGTGGACCGCCTGCATGGCCTCGGCAACGCGGTCGTCCCGCAGATCCCGGAAATCCTCGGCCGCGCCATCCTGAGCGCCAGGTCCGCCTCCACCCCCTCCCTTGAAAGGACAGCAGCGTGA
- a CDS encoding PD-(D/E)XK nuclease-like domain-containing protein encodes MTAETAYTGKIIQAPGSYIGMSMEAYHGQPCEGPSISSSGLRTIWTESPAHFWAHSSLNPNRVPPKENEAFNVGRLAHKLLIEGREGLEKDFSIRPDEWDDYRTKAARAWRDEQLLAGKTVVTEDDLADVTGMADSLGRHPLVRAGILDGKVERSLIWKDEETGVWLKARPDVIPNASGLVADLKTTTSVRTDALEKSLGAFGYHVQAALVGMGLRATLGIEMEEFALVWVEKEAPWCVRITTLTGADIERGQHQVRAALRTFADCLSSGRWPGPGGDRQDAEYLALPTWAAKRIDTELELIAAETPDNDNHLTDEAA; translated from the coding sequence ATGACTGCTGAGACCGCCTATACCGGCAAGATCATCCAGGCTCCCGGCTCCTACATCGGCATGTCGATGGAGGCCTACCACGGCCAGCCCTGCGAGGGCCCGTCGATCTCATCGTCCGGCCTGCGCACCATCTGGACCGAGAGCCCGGCGCACTTCTGGGCTCACTCCAGCCTGAACCCGAACCGCGTCCCGCCGAAGGAGAACGAGGCCTTCAACGTCGGTCGACTGGCCCACAAGCTGCTGATCGAGGGCAGGGAAGGGCTGGAGAAGGACTTCTCCATCCGGCCCGACGAATGGGACGACTACCGGACGAAGGCCGCACGCGCGTGGCGCGACGAGCAGCTGCTGGCCGGCAAAACGGTCGTCACCGAGGACGACCTCGCCGACGTCACCGGCATGGCGGACAGCCTCGGACGTCACCCCCTCGTCAGGGCGGGCATTCTGGACGGCAAGGTCGAGCGCTCCCTGATCTGGAAGGATGAGGAGACCGGCGTCTGGCTCAAGGCCCGGCCCGACGTCATCCCGAACGCCTCGGGTCTGGTCGCTGACCTCAAGACCACGACGAGCGTCCGCACCGACGCGCTGGAGAAGTCCCTTGGCGCGTTCGGCTACCACGTTCAGGCCGCGCTCGTCGGCATGGGCCTCCGCGCCACCCTCGGGATCGAGATGGAGGAGTTCGCCCTCGTCTGGGTCGAGAAGGAAGCGCCCTGGTGCGTCCGGATCACGACTTTGACCGGTGCCGATATCGAGCGGGGCCAGCATCAGGTCCGCGCTGCGCTTCGCACCTTCGCCGACTGCCTGTCGTCTGGCCGTTGGCCGGGCCCCGGCGGCGACCGTCAGGACGCCGAATACCTTGCCCTCCCGACCTGGGCCGCCAAGCGGATCGACACCGAGCTCGAGCTGATCGCGGCCGAGACGCCGGATAACGACAACCACCTGACCGACGAGGCCGCGTAG
- a CDS encoding helix-turn-helix transcriptional regulator produces MQLAERRRAHFLDWLDTSDWNAKSLAEHAGIPYTTLHSYTKSSGSPTRSLRGDTEAQLASAVGLRIEDLFGSPSPTNFIRPWRLSRFWTEAELAEKIGSDEAYVRGVEAGEIPLSPKVLARFADAFGVGQGRLRTDPDDVNVEAAELFSDIAPEDRPRALEMLRVFKRTGTDG; encoded by the coding sequence ATGCAACTCGCGGAGCGCCGGCGCGCGCATTTCCTTGACTGGCTGGACACGTCCGACTGGAACGCCAAGTCGCTCGCTGAGCACGCGGGCATCCCGTACACGACGCTGCATAGCTACACGAAGTCGTCCGGCTCGCCGACGCGTAGCCTCCGGGGTGATACCGAGGCCCAGCTAGCCAGCGCAGTCGGACTGCGGATCGAGGATCTATTTGGCAGCCCGTCGCCCACGAACTTCATCCGCCCCTGGCGGCTGTCGCGCTTCTGGACCGAGGCAGAGCTCGCGGAGAAGATCGGATCGGACGAGGCTTACGTCCGCGGTGTGGAGGCCGGCGAGATTCCGCTTTCACCGAAGGTCTTGGCCCGTTTTGCCGATGCGTTTGGGGTGGGACAGGGACGGCTCAGGACCGACCCAGACGACGTCAACGTTGAGGCGGCAGAACTCTTCTCTGACATTGCTCCAGAGGATAGGCCCAGGGCGCTAGAGATGCTTCGAGTATTCAAACGGACGGGGACCGACGGATGA
- a CDS encoding GcrA family cell cycle regulator, producing MTIVHWTKDMDDVLDEQWALLTPSEAIAAMIGVSPDQLRYRARRRELAKRPAGKPKVDPESTWGDPAKVAELSKMWIAGLSASTIGAKLKVGRAAVIGKVHRLGLSRVGREPASAPSRLPKAPIVARDRHVGRTGDRFKPKAPKPADQSPFAGRATSPSEAAKKRADAQMAGLQSILQAAEPANDDAIPLINRRAFQCSWPVGEPDRRAEQLCCGQPVIGERTKSTQTYCDRHRQRAAPNGIPIARDLIRSVRRAA from the coding sequence ATGACGATCGTACACTGGACCAAAGACATGGACGACGTGCTCGATGAGCAGTGGGCGCTCCTGACACCAAGCGAAGCAATCGCCGCAATGATCGGCGTAAGTCCGGATCAACTCCGCTATCGCGCGCGCCGCCGCGAGCTGGCGAAACGCCCAGCCGGCAAGCCGAAGGTCGATCCCGAGAGCACCTGGGGCGACCCTGCTAAAGTGGCGGAGCTTTCCAAGATGTGGATTGCTGGTCTGTCCGCTTCGACTATCGGCGCAAAGCTGAAGGTCGGCCGGGCTGCTGTTATCGGCAAGGTTCACCGGCTCGGGCTGTCTCGCGTGGGCCGGGAGCCAGCTTCAGCCCCGTCACGCCTCCCGAAGGCTCCGATCGTTGCGCGTGACCGTCACGTCGGCAGGACTGGCGACCGATTCAAGCCCAAGGCCCCAAAGCCCGCCGATCAGTCGCCTTTCGCTGGCCGGGCTACATCACCCTCTGAGGCAGCAAAGAAACGAGCCGATGCCCAAATGGCCGGTCTCCAGTCCATCCTCCAGGCAGCCGAACCAGCGAACGACGACGCAATCCCCCTGATCAACCGCCGAGCCTTCCAATGCTCCTGGCCAGTCGGCGAGCCGGACCGCCGGGCTGAACAACTCTGCTGCGGCCAGCCTGTGATCGGCGAGCGCACCAAGTCCACCCAGACCTACTGCGACAGACACCGCCAGCGGGCTGCACCGAACGGCATCCCTATCGCACGCGACCTGATCCGCTCAGTTCGGAGGGCGGCATGA
- a CDS encoding DnaB-like helicase C-terminal domain-containing protein produces MDPRDQNPGLSLPANLEAEQALLGILLYEPTALREVQDRVSAADFSEPFYQRLFAAACEGIQQQGQADSALLSGKLANDPAWGDFGGAAGLGDLIEKAGSPKLAADYALQIADAAIRRRLITMGHEAVTRAYADYLSGFEAIAATRAALEDAERGSAPEDALFVNANDAALARMDRLEIEVATGKPKGIQTGLSSFDKRLGGLMPGSVIVLAGRPGMGKTALLGNVLYGAAIMNSNKLFAGFSLEMDTDQLNDRALSRLTVDEDQPVSFSDIAKVRPLTSFDLAALHRAKNRIPRNLWLRDRAGVSVEDVARAVWAMKRRGDLGAIGIDYLQLMKRPALAGRNEASAIAEMTGALKNLAREAKISILLLSQLNRSVESRDDKRPMLSDLRESGSIEQDADAVLFPYREVYYLQKAEPKPDPTGMNGAHFEWEMQVESLRTHMDVIVAKNRHGSEGAEPQSYRAEIDLIEDRRAA; encoded by the coding sequence ATGGATCCACGCGACCAGAACCCTGGCCTCTCTCTCCCGGCCAACCTTGAAGCGGAGCAGGCGCTGCTGGGCATCCTGCTCTATGAGCCGACCGCGCTCCGCGAGGTTCAGGACCGGGTGTCGGCGGCTGACTTCTCCGAACCGTTTTATCAACGCCTCTTCGCCGCGGCCTGCGAAGGCATCCAGCAGCAGGGCCAAGCCGATAGCGCTCTTCTGTCCGGCAAACTGGCCAACGATCCCGCCTGGGGTGACTTCGGCGGCGCGGCGGGTCTTGGTGACCTGATCGAAAAGGCCGGATCGCCGAAACTCGCCGCAGACTATGCTCTCCAGATCGCCGACGCGGCCATCCGACGGCGCTTGATAACCATGGGCCATGAGGCCGTGACGCGCGCCTATGCCGACTATCTGTCTGGGTTCGAGGCGATCGCCGCCACCCGTGCCGCGCTGGAAGACGCCGAGCGCGGCTCTGCCCCCGAGGACGCACTGTTCGTCAACGCCAACGATGCCGCCCTAGCTCGCATGGACCGGCTCGAGATCGAGGTCGCCACCGGGAAACCCAAGGGCATCCAGACCGGCCTCTCCAGCTTCGACAAGCGCCTCGGTGGCCTGATGCCGGGTTCGGTCATCGTCCTCGCCGGGCGGCCAGGCATGGGCAAGACTGCCTTGCTGGGCAACGTCCTCTACGGCGCCGCCATCATGAACTCGAACAAGCTGTTCGCGGGCTTCTCCCTGGAGATGGACACCGACCAGCTCAACGACCGTGCCCTGTCCCGCCTGACGGTCGACGAGGATCAGCCAGTGTCGTTTTCGGACATCGCCAAGGTGCGGCCGCTCACATCGTTCGACCTTGCCGCACTTCATCGCGCCAAGAACCGCATTCCTCGAAACCTCTGGCTCCGCGATCGGGCCGGGGTGTCCGTCGAGGACGTAGCTCGCGCCGTCTGGGCGATGAAGCGCCGCGGCGACCTTGGCGCCATCGGGATCGACTACCTGCAGCTGATGAAGCGCCCCGCCCTCGCCGGCCGGAACGAGGCTAGCGCCATCGCCGAGATGACCGGGGCCCTGAAGAACCTAGCACGCGAGGCCAAGATCTCGATCCTCCTGCTGTCCCAGCTCAACCGATCGGTCGAGAGCCGCGACGACAAGCGTCCGATGCTGTCGGACCTGCGAGAGTCGGGCTCCATCGAGCAGGACGCTGACGCCGTCCTCTTCCCCTATCGCGAGGTCTACTACCTTCAGAAGGCAGAGCCGAAGCCTGACCCGACCGGGATGAACGGCGCGCACTTCGAGTGGGAGATGCAGGTCGAGAGCTTGCGGACCCACATGGACGTCATCGTCGCCAAGAACCGCCACGGCTCGGAGGGCGCGGAGCCGCAGTCCTACCGCGCCGAGATCGACCTCATTGAAGACCGGAGGGCCGCATGA
- the terL gene encoding phage terminase large subunit, translated as MSASFAVELPTLEEIRAERERRRAETERARLIKDQGAIRARCDSLHGFIEEHWSILEPKRPFVTGWALQAMCRHLEAVTDGKIQFLLMTVPPGMMKSLLLVFWTAWEWGPRARPDLQTLATSYSQANVLRDNLKLRRLIESDQYRALWPLNLRADQNAKGKFENTDNGFSEARPFSSMTGGRGDRVKVDDPHSTESAESDAERETAVRIFREGISDRMNDVQTSAIVIIMQRLHAKDVAAVALELDIGFVHLNLPMEFEAERVGDDGKVSGGPCRTYVDGVLFFEDPRTREGELLFPERFPLAQVAKLKKAKGSYAWAGQYQQRPSPRDGGIFLREWFKVAAFLPAGPKRTVRAWDIGATEGGGDPSAGVRCTQVGTDEEAGYYFTNSRTGQWSPAQLEAELKLTAAADTQEVTVRLPQDPGAAGKGYVQTLVNKLRGYAVKTAQPTGSKVTRATALATQAEAGNVFILTTGDPTRDAWIEPFIEELCSFPSGTHDDQVDAAADAFNELALNVPAVLDIDSLL; from the coding sequence TTGAGCGCTTCGTTCGCCGTCGAGCTGCCGACGCTGGAAGAGATCAGGGCGGAACGGGAGAGGCGGAGGGCTGAGACCGAACGTGCCCGCCTGATCAAGGACCAGGGCGCAATCCGGGCGCGATGCGACAGCCTTCACGGTTTCATCGAAGAGCACTGGTCCATCCTGGAGCCCAAACGCCCGTTTGTGACGGGCTGGGCATTGCAGGCCATGTGCCGGCATCTTGAGGCGGTCACCGACGGCAAGATCCAGTTCCTGCTGATGACAGTCCCGCCAGGGATGATGAAGTCCCTGCTGCTGGTCTTCTGGACCGCATGGGAATGGGGACCGCGGGCCCGGCCCGACCTGCAGACCTTGGCCACCTCCTATAGCCAGGCCAACGTCCTCCGCGACAACCTCAAGCTCCGGCGATTGATCGAGAGCGACCAGTACCGCGCGCTCTGGCCCCTGAACCTGCGGGCCGATCAGAACGCCAAGGGCAAGTTCGAGAACACCGATAACGGGTTCAGCGAGGCCCGCCCCTTCAGCTCCATGACTGGCGGCCGGGGTGACCGGGTCAAGGTCGACGACCCCCACTCGACCGAGAGCGCCGAATCCGACGCTGAGCGCGAGACCGCCGTCCGCATCTTCCGCGAAGGCATCTCCGACCGGATGAACGACGTCCAGACGTCGGCCATCGTCATCATCATGCAGCGCCTGCACGCAAAGGACGTCGCTGCCGTCGCGCTGGAGCTGGACATAGGCTTCGTCCACCTGAACCTCCCGATGGAGTTCGAGGCCGAGCGGGTCGGTGACGACGGCAAGGTGAGCGGTGGACCCTGCCGGACCTACGTCGACGGCGTACTGTTCTTCGAGGATCCGCGCACCAGGGAAGGCGAACTGCTCTTCCCCGAGCGCTTCCCCCTCGCCCAAGTCGCCAAGCTCAAGAAGGCCAAGGGCTCATACGCATGGGCCGGGCAGTATCAGCAGCGGCCCTCCCCTCGTGACGGCGGCATCTTCCTGCGGGAGTGGTTCAAGGTCGCGGCATTCCTGCCGGCCGGTCCGAAACGCACGGTCCGGGCATGGGACATCGGCGCCACGGAAGGCGGCGGAGACCCCAGCGCCGGCGTTCGATGCACCCAGGTCGGGACCGATGAGGAGGCTGGCTACTATTTTACGAATAGCCGGACCGGGCAGTGGAGCCCCGCCCAGCTTGAGGCAGAACTGAAGCTCACCGCTGCCGCCGACACCCAGGAGGTGACGGTCCGTCTTCCCCAGGACCCCGGCGCCGCTGGCAAGGGCTACGTCCAGACCTTGGTCAACAAGCTCCGAGGATATGCGGTCAAGACCGCCCAGCCGACCGGATCCAAGGTCACGCGCGCCACCGCCTTGGCGACCCAGGCCGAGGCCGGCAACGTTTTCATCCTGACGACCGGCGACCCGACCCGAGATGCCTGGATTGAGCCCTTCATCGAAGAGCTGTGCTCATTCCCCTCGGGCACTCACGACGACCAGGTGGACGCTGCGGCTGATGCCTTCAACGAGTTGGCGCTGAACGTCCCTGCGGTGCTCGACATCGACAGCCTGCTGTGA